Within Spinacia oleracea cultivar Varoflay chromosome 4, BTI_SOV_V1, whole genome shotgun sequence, the genomic segment ATTGCGGAATGCTGCCGAGGATTTGGTGCAGACGTAATAATGACCTCAGAATCTTGTCGCAATGGTATCAATCACGCTTTCTGTTCTCTTTTGGTTGAAAAATAATGGACTATAACATGACCTAATAATGTATGGTTAGTAATTTACTAATGGCTCATATAGTCATATGTATGTGTTGCAGGTGCTGAGCGTTGCAGTGAAGCACTTCAGAAACTTAATAAGAAGTACGACATAGTAGTCAATATTCAAGGAGATGAGCCTTTGATTGAACCTGATATTATAGATGGGATTGTTAAAGCTCTGCAGGTTTGTCCATTATTCTAGCCTCGTGTCCTCTGCGACCTTTTATTGCATCCCTCCAGTTCTTGTTATGTCCTATTTTATATTACAGGATGTTTCATTTTTATTTCTTACTTCGTATAtgttaatacggagtactagtcTATGCATTCAATGCTTAACTTTACCAAATGTACTATTGTTCCTCTCAAAAatgtatacttcgtatatgcTACCTTTGAACATCATAGTTTGTAAACCAGGACAATAAAGGTGGAACTGAGCGAGAAAGGTCGAGAAATATTACTCGCCTGCATTGGCCTTACTGCTGCAATGATCCTTTGACTGTTCCATGTTTAAATACTATTGCTTGGTTTCCCCTGTTAGGCGTTTCATACGGGATACGCATTTTGCTTCACCTAAAGAAATTTACATAAATTATTCATAGCATAGAGTTAATTATGAACTTTGCAACACGCAGTATGAAAATTATACATCGGTTGGTGTGTTCTTGAAAGACTAAGAAGTGCCAAGTAGAAAAGGGAAGTTGGATGGAAAATAGCACTACAATACTGTTATTTTAATTAGACTTCAATAGTCATAGCATCTCTGTTTCCTTGAGGTGCATCATGCCATCATCTCTCCTCACTGcagtttaataaaacgaattctATTTGTTTCTTGATGTTCCTTCAGTTAGTCCCTTTTTCTTGGAAAAACTTTCCTGCCTTAGTCTGTTGCCTTAGTCTGTTGTCTTAAAGTATTTTTGTGATCTTGGACAAACTTTCCTGCCTTAGCCTGTTGTCTACTCAAAGTATTTTTTTGATCTTTACTTtaccttttttatttttgtattctCGTTGCCTGCTCACTCATTCAAAAGTTCTTTGTATATAGTTCTTTATTTGCTTGGTTGTTATACTGTTCTGACGCATCCTTTATGTAAACAGCACTAGAAGCTCGTAGTTGGTGTTTTCCATTAAAAGTGTTGTATGCTACTAGAATTAGTATGAAGTAATCCCTTCAATCACGAATCAGCCACTAGTCTCTTGGGCATGTTGAGAGTTCCTAACTTCCTACTACATGGTATAGGTTTACACTTAGCTTTCAGGaacatttcaacaaaaaaatGATAATAGTTCTTATACTCAATTGTTACTTGTTTCTATCCCATTTTCGTTTTGGGCTGAGCTGAATTATTGTTCTCCTTGCTGCTATACCGACTGTCAAAACCGCCTTGATTTTTTATGCTACCCTGTGTCAAGAGCCTTTGTTTCTGAACATATGGGCATATGAGCATATGAGACTTGGAAGAGAGACAATTGTTTCTGAACATATGAGCATATGAGAGGTGTACGGAGATAAAATTTGTTATTCATCTGTGCTAATTTTTACCCTGTTATAGTGTAAATTTAGCACATTCTTGCTCTTAAGATATCTGTATTTGCTGTCACACGGGAAACCCTGATCCATGTGCTTTCATTGGCTGACTGATAATGAACTGGCTTATGTTTGATAGtttattttatgtttattaTTCCGATTCTCGCAGTCTGCTCCAGATGCTGTCTTCAGCACTGCTGTAACACCTTTAAAAGCTGGGGACGCTTTTGATACAAACCGTGTGAAATGTGTTGTTGATAATCTTGGCTATGCTATCTACTTCTCCAGAGGACTTATCCCATATAACAAGTTGAGTGTTGTTTCTAATCTTATCCTCCATATTTTTGCATTGTTCCCATTATTGACACGCTTTTTATGTGCCTATCACCACACCAGATCTGGGATGGTCAATCCGGATTTCCCATATTTGCTGCATCTTGGAATTCAGGTATGACACTCTGACATCACTGACACGTGGATTATGGCATTCAGATTTGGAGAACTGTAAGGGAGTGTAGTAATTATTTGTAATCCTTCTGTTTCTTCATGTTTATGACTCTATTTTCATGCTTTTGCAGAGTTATGACGCTGAATTCCTCAAAATATATCCAGAGCTACCATCTACACCGTTGCAACTAGAAGAAGATCTGGAACAACTTAAAGTTCTTGAAAACGGCTATAAACTGAAGGTAGTTTACACTTTACACAGTGGGGGTCGGGGTCATCATGTTATGCATTCCATTTACTATTTTCTTTAAATAATAACTGATATAGCTTTTCATTCAAATTTATTTGTTCTGTGTAATTTGAATGATATACGGTGTAGGAGAATTGGGACTAAGAAGAGAGTGATAAAAATGTTAATGTTTGTTGTTATCTCCCTTTGTAGTTTGTATTGATTGATGCATTCTGAGTTTTGAACTCTGTTAATCCTCCTCAGGTTATAAAGGTTGAGCATGAAGCTCATGGAGTTGACGTTCCTGAAGATGTAGAAAAGATAGAACAGTATATGCGAGAGAGAAACTTATCATAGTTTGTACAAGGGAAAATCATTATAGTAAGTACTAAGTACAGACAGACTGATTTTGTGAGCTTGGTACCCTTTTTTTATGTTGATTGATGAAAAAAATGTACTTGGTGAACAGCTTTTTGATTTTCTTCTTTCTGAAATAGAAAGATTTGTGAATTGTGTCAACAACTTTGTAACAGTTTCTAGTCCACCCATAAATAGTTTCATGTTAACTTCCTCTGTAAAACACTAATTGATCATTTGATTGTATATTTTAACTCAATGTCATCTGATTTGAAGGTGTGTAATTCGATGTCATTGATCTGTTATCATTACCATCCAACTATCAAGTATGAACTACGAAACATTTATCCCGTATTTTGTTAAGAATAAATTGCTATCATTATACCATCCAACTATCAAGTATGAACTACGAAACATTTATCCCGTATTTTGTTAAGAATAAATTGCTATCATTATACCATCCAACTATCAAGTATGAACTACGAAACATTTATCCCGTATTTTGTTAAGAATAAATTGCTATCATTATACCATCCAACTATCAAGTATGAACTACGAAACATTTATCCCGTATTTTGTTGAGAATAAATTGCTATCATTATACCATCCAACTATAAAGTATGAACTACGAAACATTTATCCCGTATTTTGTTAAGAATAAATTGCTATCATTATACCGTCCAAGTTCCAACTATCAACTACTCCAAAAAGAAAGATTTAAAATGCTTATGCGATATGTTTAGAAGCTATATCTAAATCATAAGTTGCCTAGGAAAAATAATGGAACTATCGAAATTACCTTTATCGTCCCATACCCAAAAAATTCTTTAGacttgaaaactttattaataatattattattagtaaTAAATACCGAAAATTCTTTGGACTagttatttttttggaaaatcttgtaatttaaaatgaaaCATTGTTGCAACTTACGGATTGTTGTTAATGTCCTTTTGCATTTCTTCTTATATGAACATACAACTTTCTATATGCCTTGTACAATTAGTTGACGCCTTGAAGAAGGTGACTCTAGCACGCAATGTTAGGAATTCTAAAGTTACTAGAATTCTTGTAACATAATGTAACGTAAGAATTGATGCTTTCCATTATTGTTGGTTGATGGTGTCAAGTAGGGATGAAAATATTAAGTGGATGATCCATGAACTCAGTCACCCGCTATAATTAAACGGATGAAAATCCGAATTAAATGGATGAAAAGCGGATGATGAGTGAAGCGGGTGATGGATGCGGGTCGGATGTGGGTGATGGTTTTTTATCCATCACCCGGTTACCACCCGATCCGTCACccgtttattttaaatatattatttatatttatatttaaacataaaacgTGTTGATAAATCCAGTACTTATTCAAGTTAgtgcttgttttattttttttagttataaGTTATGCGTAATAAGAAATGATTATATGTTTCGGAGATGAATGtaggtatattttttttttcttttggttaatTATTATGCATATTATTAGGTGGTGATTTTTTAATGTTTACCATTTTCACCCGATCTAGCCGGTTCACCCGCGGGTGATGGATGGACGGAATGTCGGTGACGAGTAAAGCGGGTGACGGATGGACCGGGTGGAACGAATGGATGCGGGTGATACTCCACCCGATCCAAATCCCACCCATTTCCATCCCTAGTGTCAAGGTTGTTGTTGACGCCAAACTGGTAAGTTAAAATGGCGTTTGTCTAGCTCGCCAGTTTTGATACAAATAGTTAATGCGGGATGATGATAGCATGCTCTCCTACGGAATTGTTGTATAACAAATTTAAAGCTTGTTATTTACTTTAAGTTTGCAGCAtcttgtattttattttattttagctgGTTAGATTGTAATAGTTTTCCGTTTAATGAAACTTttgtaaaacaaaataaataagtaaataactaTCGACTACAAACAAGAAACAAATTTACCTTACTATGGGATGAGATGTTAAAGGCCTCATGAACATCCCGTGTAAACCAGGGATATAAGATTGCTTAGGGGAAATAATGAAAGCAACTAATATACTTGTATTGTTCCATATTGAAATTATTGGTTATTGCGGATTGGtttattatacggagtaatgtTTTTATACCTATAGGTTTCCCACTTACTAAAGGTGGGTAGCTATTTCAAGTGAACACTTACCCCAGCTCCATCATGACTTTGGAAAAATTATTGAATCGCCACTTGTCAAGGGTggactagtttttttttttatatatatacaagATTTTAGCCTGTGCGATGtacggattttattaaattgttagttaaaataaaacttctATATATACTAACTGCTAtagtttatatattatattagattattgtttttttagattaaattttatttagatttattttttaattattagagtgtttggcTTCGGATGAATCGactttttttattcaaaaataattttgaaatcttatttttcatggtcgaaaccattagattttctacgtggtgctct encodes:
- the LOC110794254 gene encoding 3-deoxy-manno-octulosonate cytidylyltransferase, mitochondrial, translated to MNPTSICTSSSSSSSSSSTKSWVVHGLVLGAAAAAAIGAHTYFYLRRSRKFRSRVIGIIPARFASSRFQGKPLVHILGKPMIQRTYEQAKLASMLDQVVVATDDNKIAECCRGFGADVIMTSESCRNGAERCSEALQKLNKKYDIVVNIQGDEPLIEPDIIDGIVKALQSAPDAVFSTAVTPLKAGDAFDTNRVKCVVDNLGYAIYFSRGLIPYNKSGMVNPDFPYLLHLGIQSYDAEFLKIYPELPSTPLQLEEDLEQLKVLENGYKLKVIKVEHEAHGVDVPEDVEKIEQYMRERNLS